Genomic DNA from Pseudomonas helmanticensis:
ACGACCAGGCCGCCGCGCTCGCAGTGAGCCGCCAGGTGCTCTTCGAGTTGCGCCACGCCCTGTTTGTCCAGCGCGGTGAACGGCTCATCGAGAATCCAAAGCGGCGGGCTGTCGAGATACAACCGCGCCAGCGCCACGCGTCGTTGCTGACCGGCAGACAGGCTGTGGCAGGGAACATCTTCGAAGCCGCGCAATCCTACTGCTGCCAGCGCTTGCCAGATGGCCTCGCGTTCGGCGGGATGATGCAGGGCGCAGAGCCACGACAGGTTCTCTTCCGGGGTCAGCAGGTCCTTGATCCCGGCGGCGTGACCGATCCACAACAGGTTGCGCGCCAGTTCGCTGCGTTGTTCGGCGAGCGGCAGACCGTTGAGCAGGACTTGACCGTCGGTCGGCTGCATCAGCCCGGCCAACAAACGCAACAAACTGGTTTTACCGCTGCCGTTGGGACCGCTGATCTGCACCATATCGCCACTGGCCAGTCTCAATTCGAGATTTTCGAAGAGCAGCCTGAGATCACGTTCACACGCGAGGGCAACGGTTTGCAGGACAGGACTGGTCAAGGGATCACGGGCCTTATACGGTTCAAGTCGGCTCTGGCGCGGCCGTTAAAGAGATGCAGCATAAATGCAATGACGGCTCGATCTAGAGAGCTGCGTCAAACAATTGCTATGTTTTCTGAACGAAGCGCAAGACGGGCGGCATTATACATGCCGTGCCTTACTCTCAAGAGTGCAATTTCCTCAGGTTGTGTCCGCGTATGACAGGCGAAATGAACATCCTCCCGCTCCCGCCAGCCACCCAGGCGACCGTTCGCCCGCAGGTCGGTGAGTTGCTCAAGCTGCTGACCCCGGTCGAAGGCTTGATCGACGCGGGGCAAAGCGCCAAGGCCGAGGTGTTGTCGCTCAAGCAGGCGGATCAGACCTTTCAACTGTTGCTCAAGGTGACGCTCGACAACGGTCGCCAGACCACCGTGCAAGCGACCAGCAATCTGCCGCTGCCCCAGGGCACCAGCCTCGCGATCACCCAGCCATCGGCGGGCAATCTGGCGATTACCGTGCAGCAAGCCATCGCCAGCAGTGTTGCCGCCCTCACCCGCATCGACACGGCACAATTGCCGGTCGGCACCCTGTTGCAAGGCAAAGTGCTGACCTCGCAAGTGCTGCCGCAGACGCCGGGGCAAGCAACGGTGTTTCGCTCGCTGGTGACGTTGCTCAACACCGCCCAGAGCGGCAGCACGCTGACCCTCGACAGCCCGCAACCGCTGCGCATCGGCACCCTGCTCTCGGCCTTGGTCGAAGATGCGCAAACGCTGAAATTCCTGCCCTTGAGCAGCCGTCAGGAGCAGCTCGCCGTCAGCCAGCAATTGCTTGGCCAGCAAAGTCGTCAGGCTTCCCTGACAGGTGTGTTGAACGCGCTGCAAAACCTGCCGGCCGACACCGATCAGACCTCGCAGGATTTGCGCGCCATGGTCGACAAGTTGCTGGCCAGCCTGCCCGACGTGCAGCAATTGAGCACCGCCAAAGGTGTCGCGCAGGCCCTGGCCAACAGCGGCGCGTTCCTCGAAGCGAAACTGCTGACCGGGCAGACCCCGACACTGGCGCCAGACATGAAAGCCGATCTGCTCAAGCTGATCGCGCAACTGACGCCGGGCTTGCCGAGCAGCACCAGTTTCAATGCGATCATCGCCGCCAATACGCTGGCGCAGGCGCTACCGAATTTCGTCCGTAACGCGCTCGGCACCCTCGGCCAGGTCAGCGCAAAACCGCTGCCGAGCAGCTTCCCCCTGCCCGACCGCTTGCTGCAAAATCTGGAAGGCGAAGGCGATCTGGAACAGTTGCTGCGCCTCGCCGCTGCCGCTGTTTCGCGCCTGCAAAGCCATCAACTGTCGAGCCTGGAACAGACCGGCGTCACCGACGACGGCCGCTTGCTCAGCACCTGGCAGTTGGAAATCCCCATGCGCAACCTGCAGGACATCGTGCCGTTGCAGGTCAAGTTCCAGCGCGAAGAAGCCCCGGAACGCGAACCGCAACCGAACGAGCGCCGCGAGGAACACGAGCCCCGGCAACAACTGTGGCGCGTCGATCTGGCGTTCGACATGGAACCGCTCGGGCCAATGCAGATTCAGGCGCAGTTGATCGCCGGCAGCCTGTCGAGCCAGCTCTGGGCCGAACGGCAGTACACCGCCGATCTGATTGAAAGCAATCTGTTCGCCCTGCGCCAGCGTCTGCTTGATCGCGGGTTGAACGTCGGCGATATCGATTGCCATCTCGGCACCCCGCCGCAAGGCAACCAAACCCGTCTCGAACACCGCTGGGTCGACGAAACCGCATGAACAATTCCACTGCCCCACGCCAGGCCATCGCCCTCAAATACGACGGCAACCACGCGCCGACACTCACCGCCAAGGGTGATGAAGAACTGGCCGAAGAAATCCTGCGCATTGCTCGCGACTGTGAAGTGCCGATCTACGAGAACGCCGAGCTGGTGCGCCTGTTGGCGCGGATGGAATTGGGCGACAGC
This window encodes:
- the ccmA gene encoding cytochrome c biogenesis heme-transporting ATPase CcmA encodes the protein MTSPVLQTVALACERDLRLLFENLELRLASGDMVQISGPNGSGKTSLLRLLAGLMQPTDGQVLLNGLPLAEQRSELARNLLWIGHAAGIKDLLTPEENLSWLCALHHPAEREAIWQALAAVGLRGFEDVPCHSLSAGQQRRVALARLYLDSPPLWILDEPFTALDKQGVAQLEEHLAAHCERGGLVVLTTHHTLSRMPAGYRDIDLGNWAV
- a CDS encoding flagellar hook-length control protein FliK, translating into MTGEMNILPLPPATQATVRPQVGELLKLLTPVEGLIDAGQSAKAEVLSLKQADQTFQLLLKVTLDNGRQTTVQATSNLPLPQGTSLAITQPSAGNLAITVQQAIASSVAALTRIDTAQLPVGTLLQGKVLTSQVLPQTPGQATVFRSLVTLLNTAQSGSTLTLDSPQPLRIGTLLSALVEDAQTLKFLPLSSRQEQLAVSQQLLGQQSRQASLTGVLNALQNLPADTDQTSQDLRAMVDKLLASLPDVQQLSTAKGVAQALANSGAFLEAKLLTGQTPTLAPDMKADLLKLIAQLTPGLPSSTSFNAIIAANTLAQALPNFVRNALGTLGQVSAKPLPSSFPLPDRLLQNLEGEGDLEQLLRLAAAAVSRLQSHQLSSLEQTGVTDDGRLLSTWQLEIPMRNLQDIVPLQVKFQREEAPEREPQPNERREEHEPRQQLWRVDLAFDMEPLGPMQIQAQLIAGSLSSQLWAERQYTADLIESNLFALRQRLLDRGLNVGDIDCHLGTPPQGNQTRLEHRWVDETA
- a CDS encoding EscU/YscU/HrcU family type III secretion system export apparatus switch protein; translation: MNNSTAPRQAIALKYDGNHAPTLTAKGDEELAEEILRIARDCEVPIYENAELVRLLARMELGDSIPEELYRTIAEIIAFAWNLKGKFPEGHDPNAPMVEKDVTLRGDDY